One part of the Sorangiineae bacterium MSr11954 genome encodes these proteins:
- a CDS encoding S8 family peptidase yields the protein MKATHYGCFTALAGLALVIAGCATDTNDPVTGTSSQSALVRGAGPDAIEGRYVVVLRGAPPGARLDAERQVTELAGELLARVGGTLGFTYTTVLHGFSVTHLDERGAELLARHPLVESVTQSHYVRGGVEAPLAIDSTDGTQPNPPWHLDRIDQRNLPLDANYNYSALGEGVTIYDLNSGVNQQHGDFEGRASCGVSFIEGPTCTDNHGHGSLDGGLLVGKTYGVAKKAKLVEVKVLKADNSGPDDGIIKGIDWITANAKKPAVANASLRSDLVEPNMTNMRKAVERSVQAGIFWSIAAGNDFRDACQSSPAGAKGALTVGATDQRDSKAIFSNTGTCVGLFAPGVNITGPSRSGTSGTSTDSGTSYSAPLVGGVAALYLGLHPTAPPAEVVGAILRASTPNVVKNPGTGSPNKLLYSKLE from the coding sequence ATGAAAGCCACACACTATGGATGCTTCACCGCTCTTGCCGGCCTCGCGCTGGTCATCGCCGGATGCGCCACGGACACGAACGATCCTGTGACGGGTACCTCATCGCAAAGCGCGCTCGTTCGAGGCGCCGGTCCCGACGCGATCGAGGGAAGGTACGTCGTCGTCCTGAGAGGCGCCCCGCCCGGAGCGCGCCTGGACGCCGAGCGCCAAGTGACCGAGCTCGCGGGGGAGCTCCTCGCCCGGGTGGGCGGCACCCTGGGGTTCACGTACACCACGGTCCTGCATGGTTTCTCGGTGACCCATCTCGATGAACGCGGCGCGGAGCTCTTGGCGCGCCATCCGCTCGTCGAATCCGTCACGCAATCCCATTACGTACGAGGCGGGGTGGAGGCGCCCTTGGCCATCGATTCCACCGATGGCACCCAGCCGAACCCGCCCTGGCACCTCGATCGCATCGATCAGCGAAACTTGCCCCTCGACGCCAACTACAACTACTCCGCCCTGGGCGAGGGCGTCACGATTTACGATCTCAACAGCGGCGTGAATCAGCAACACGGCGACTTCGAAGGCCGCGCATCATGTGGCGTGAGCTTCATCGAGGGCCCGACGTGCACCGACAACCACGGCCACGGCAGCCTCGATGGCGGGCTCCTCGTCGGCAAGACCTACGGCGTGGCCAAGAAGGCAAAGCTGGTCGAGGTCAAGGTCCTCAAAGCCGACAATTCGGGCCCCGACGATGGCATCATCAAAGGCATCGATTGGATCACGGCCAACGCCAAAAAGCCCGCGGTGGCCAACGCGAGCCTCCGCTCCGATCTAGTCGAGCCCAACATGACCAACATGCGCAAGGCGGTGGAGCGCTCGGTCCAAGCCGGCATTTTCTGGTCCATCGCGGCAGGAAACGACTTCCGAGATGCCTGCCAGAGCTCGCCCGCAGGCGCAAAGGGCGCGCTCACCGTCGGGGCCACCGATCAACGCGATTCGAAGGCCATCTTCTCCAACACGGGAACGTGCGTCGGCCTCTTTGCCCCCGGCGTCAACATCACGGGCCCCAGCCGCTCCGGCACCTCGGGCACGTCCACCGATAGCGGCACCTCCTACTCCGCGCCGCTGGTCGGCGGCGTCGCGGCTCTTTATCTTGGCTTACACCCCACCGCGCCCCCTGCCGAAGTGGTCGGCGCCATCCTCCGCGCAAGCACCCCCAACGTCGTCAAAAATCCAGGGACCGGCTCACCGAACAAACTGCTCTATTCGAAACTCGAATAA